The following proteins are co-located in the Pararhizobium capsulatum DSM 1112 genome:
- a CDS encoding class I fructose-bisphosphate aldolase: protein MRDISKVRMNRLFGNGRCLDVAIDHGVCNEPSFLDGLENVPAVVKALVDAKPDAIQMNYGQADLLQDLPGKEKPALVIRIDMGNPYNRIRHRDMWAVLQNEAEPLIGALQMDAACVVVNLFMLPDEPDLFRQCVQNIARVRADCEKYGMPLMIEPLVMQPVTERGGYMVDGDADKIVTLTRLAREMGADIVKADPTTNPEDFHRVVEAARCPVLVRGGGKEDLSAVFAKSAALMRQGAVGMVYGRNIYQHANPNAVVRGLMAIIHEDASGDEAFARYQQG, encoded by the coding sequence ATGCGAGACATCAGCAAAGTCCGGATGAACCGGCTGTTCGGCAACGGCCGTTGCCTGGATGTGGCGATCGATCATGGCGTCTGCAACGAGCCGTCCTTCCTCGACGGGCTGGAGAATGTTCCTGCCGTCGTGAAGGCGTTGGTCGATGCGAAACCCGATGCGATCCAGATGAACTATGGCCAGGCCGACCTGCTGCAGGACCTGCCCGGCAAGGAAAAGCCGGCGCTGGTCATCCGCATCGACATGGGCAACCCCTATAACCGCATCCGCCACCGCGACATGTGGGCCGTGCTGCAGAACGAGGCCGAGCCACTGATCGGCGCGCTGCAGATGGATGCCGCCTGCGTCGTCGTCAACCTGTTCATGCTGCCGGACGAGCCGGATCTCTTCCGCCAGTGCGTCCAGAACATTGCCCGCGTTCGCGCCGACTGCGAAAAATACGGCATGCCGCTGATGATCGAACCGCTGGTCATGCAGCCGGTGACGGAGCGCGGTGGCTACATGGTCGATGGCGATGCCGACAAGATCGTGACGCTGACGCGGCTTGCTCGCGAGATGGGCGCCGATATCGTCAAGGCCGATCCGACGACCAACCCGGAGGATTTCCATCGCGTGGTCGAGGCGGCGCGCTGCCCGGTGCTGGTGCGCGGCGGCGGCAAGGAAGACCTGTCCGCCGTGTTTGCCAAGTCCGCCGCCCTGATGCGGCAGGGCGCTGTTGGCATGGTCTACGGCCGCAACATCTACCAGCACGCCAACCCGAACGCCGTCGTGCGCGGCCTGATGGCGATCATCCACGAGGACGCGAGCGGTGATGAGGCGTTCGCTAGATATCAGCAGGGTTGA
- a CDS encoding sugar-binding transcriptional regulator, producing the protein MPILKPKPKTTAPREETVIARQMHQALVLHFLEGLTQAQIADQLGLSHATINRLIKRGRQLGLVEIKIKSPVEPLVDMEERLLALGGISRAVVVPTVSDNPQTALQAVGEAAARLLLEEIADGDTICITGGKGVSAVVAGLQPARRFDVEVIPGTGCVQGKHYTDVNHVSTLMADRLGGRSYQIHAPLFADDAEQRGMLINMRSVADVFKRAREAKVAIVGIGSILTDDSSYYDLHPSSSTDRAAIERSGASCELLAHLLDEHGRVCDYSLNRSLVSLTLAEFASIPMKIGVASGPNKAGPILSVLRGNHLDTLVTDEATGARILEIASEEGFSA; encoded by the coding sequence ATGCCGATCCTCAAGCCGAAACCCAAGACGACAGCGCCGCGCGAAGAGACCGTCATCGCCCGCCAGATGCACCAGGCGCTCGTGCTGCACTTTCTCGAGGGCCTGACGCAGGCGCAGATCGCCGACCAGCTCGGCCTGTCGCACGCCACCATCAACCGGCTGATCAAGCGCGGCCGCCAGCTCGGCCTCGTCGAGATCAAGATCAAGTCGCCGGTGGAGCCGCTGGTGGATATGGAAGAACGCCTGCTGGCGCTCGGCGGCATCAGCCGCGCCGTCGTGGTGCCGACCGTCTCCGACAACCCGCAGACCGCGCTTCAAGCGGTCGGCGAGGCCGCGGCCCGCCTGCTGCTCGAAGAGATCGCCGATGGCGACACGATCTGCATCACCGGCGGCAAGGGCGTCAGCGCCGTGGTTGCCGGCCTGCAACCGGCCCGCCGCTTCGATGTCGAGGTGATCCCTGGGACCGGCTGCGTACAGGGCAAGCACTATACCGACGTCAACCACGTCTCGACGCTGATGGCCGACCGGCTCGGTGGCCGCTCCTACCAGATCCATGCCCCGCTGTTTGCCGACGATGCCGAACAGCGGGGCATGCTGATCAACATGCGTTCCGTCGCCGATGTCTTCAAAAGGGCACGCGAGGCCAAGGTCGCGATCGTCGGCATTGGCTCTATCCTCACGGACGATTCGAGCTATTACGACCTGCACCCGTCCTCCAGCACTGACCGTGCCGCGATCGAGCGCTCCGGCGCCAGCTGCGAACTGCTGGCCCATCTGCTCGATGAACACGGCCGGGTCTGCGACTACAGCCTGAACCGTTCGCTGGTCTCGCTCACCTTGGCCGAATTCGCCTCGATCCCGATGAAGATCGGCGTCGCCAGCGGTCCGAACAAGGCAGGCCCGATCCTCAGCGTGCTCCGCGGCAACCATCTCGATACGCTGGTCACCGACGAGGCGACCGGGGCACGCATTCTCGAAATAGCATCCGAAGAAGGGTTTTCAGCATGA
- a CDS encoding aldo/keto reductase has translation MSGEQLIREIGRSGVKASAVGLGTWAIGGWMWGGTDEAQSVAAIQASLDAGVTLIDTAPAYGLGRSEEIVGKALAGRRDKAVIATKCGLVWHTQKGKHFFDQDGKPVHRYLGRDGIIHEVDENLRRLGTDYIDLYITHWQDPTTPVEETVRALEELKQAGKIRAIGASNVNPSELQQYISTGSLDAIQERFSMIDRQIEADLLPLTVANGVSTLSYSSLALGLLSGAIGPERIFSGDDQRKDNPRFSVANRQKAKDFAEEIRPVAERHGASIAQVVIAWTLAQPGVTFALCGARNPEQALDNARAGTLRLSADDLVAIDAALAAKLANMDG, from the coding sequence ATGAGCGGCGAACAGTTGATCCGCGAGATCGGACGCTCCGGCGTCAAGGCGTCCGCCGTCGGGCTCGGCACCTGGGCGATCGGCGGCTGGATGTGGGGCGGAACAGATGAGGCGCAATCCGTCGCCGCTATCCAGGCCTCGCTTGATGCGGGCGTTACCCTTATAGACACCGCCCCCGCCTATGGCCTCGGCCGCTCGGAAGAGATCGTCGGCAAGGCGCTCGCCGGCCGTCGCGACAAGGCCGTAATCGCCACCAAATGCGGCCTTGTGTGGCACACGCAGAAGGGCAAGCACTTCTTCGATCAGGACGGCAAGCCGGTTCACCGCTATCTCGGCCGCGATGGGATCATCCACGAGGTCGATGAAAACCTGCGCCGGCTCGGTACGGATTATATCGACCTCTACATCACCCACTGGCAGGACCCGACGACGCCGGTCGAGGAGACCGTCAGGGCGCTGGAAGAACTGAAACAGGCGGGCAAGATCCGCGCCATCGGCGCCAGTAACGTCAACCCGTCAGAGCTTCAGCAATACATATCAACTGGTTCGCTCGATGCGATCCAGGAGCGGTTCAGCATGATCGATCGTCAGATCGAGGCGGACCTGCTGCCGCTCACCGTTGCAAACGGCGTGTCCACGCTCAGCTATTCCTCGCTGGCGCTCGGCCTTTTGTCCGGCGCGATCGGGCCGGAACGCATCTTCTCCGGTGACGATCAGCGCAAGGACAATCCGCGCTTTTCCGTCGCCAACCGGCAGAAAGCGAAGGATTTTGCAGAGGAGATCCGACCCGTTGCGGAGCGGCATGGCGCCAGCATCGCCCAGGTGGTGATCGCCTGGACGCTGGCTCAGCCGGGTGTGACCTTTGCGCTCTGCGGCGCGCGCAACCCGGAACAGGCGCTCGACAATGCCCGGGCCGGAACGCTCAGGCTTTCTGCGGACGATCTTGTCGCCATTGACGCGGCGCTCGCCGCGAAGCTTGCCAACATGGACGGATAA
- a CDS encoding ABC transporter permease, protein MAIDTMAADMPKTGHWKRIGTMREAGLIAIILALCVMMSFASPHFLTLGNFRAMLMSFSVEGIVVVGMTILLIVGGIDLAVGSVVCFAMVLSGSLFLAGLDPWTASLIGIFASGVIGAIMGFFVTVVGLNHFITSLAGMVIVRGICLIITKGTPLSLFTLPPSFKAVGQGTFYGVPYVILIFVAVVALFDFLLRRATAFRKVFYTGSNEKAALYSGIRTNQVKFWVTVLCSTLAGVAGVIYMSRFGAATPTFGVGMELNIIAAAVIGGASLNGGSGTIFGAILGMALLSVVTSSLILLDVSVYWQDMIKGCILLAAVSIDHFLHKRKAV, encoded by the coding sequence ATGGCAATCGATACGATGGCGGCGGACATGCCGAAGACGGGGCACTGGAAGCGCATCGGCACCATGCGCGAAGCCGGGTTGATCGCGATCATCCTTGCGCTCTGCGTGATGATGAGCTTCGCCTCGCCGCACTTCCTGACGCTCGGCAATTTCCGCGCCATGCTGATGAGCTTTTCGGTGGAAGGCATCGTCGTCGTCGGCATGACGATCCTGCTGATCGTCGGCGGCATCGATCTCGCGGTCGGCTCGGTCGTCTGCTTTGCCATGGTGTTGTCGGGGTCGCTGTTTCTCGCCGGGCTCGATCCGTGGACGGCCTCGCTGATCGGCATTTTCGCCAGCGGCGTCATCGGCGCGATCATGGGCTTCTTCGTGACGGTGGTGGGCCTGAACCATTTCATCACCTCGCTTGCGGGCATGGTGATCGTGCGCGGCATCTGCCTGATCATCACCAAGGGCACGCCGCTGTCGCTCTTCACGCTGCCGCCGAGTTTCAAGGCGGTGGGGCAGGGCACATTCTATGGCGTTCCCTATGTCATCCTGATCTTCGTCGCCGTCGTCGCGCTGTTCGATTTCCTGCTGCGCCGGGCAACGGCCTTCCGCAAGGTGTTCTATACCGGCAGCAACGAGAAGGCGGCGCTCTATTCCGGCATCCGCACCAATCAGGTGAAATTCTGGGTGACGGTGCTGTGCTCGACCCTCGCCGGTGTCGCAGGCGTAATCTATATGTCCCGCTTCGGTGCTGCGACCCCGACCTTCGGCGTCGGCATGGAACTGAACATCATTGCGGCGGCCGTCATCGGCGGTGCTTCGCTCAATGGCGGCTCGGGCACCATCTTCGGCGCAATCCTCGGCATGGCGCTCCTCTCGGTCGTCACCTCGTCGCTGATCCTGCTTGATGTCTCCGTCTATTGGCAGGACATGATCAAAGGGTGCATTCTGCTCGCCGCCGTTTCCATCGACCATTTTCTGCACAAGCGGAAGGCCGTCTGA
- a CDS encoding sugar ABC transporter ATP-binding protein: MAEPVLTIHGVTKHFGAVKALTDVNFTLERGEVHALCGENGAGKSTLMNIIAGVLQPTEGEIRVDGKPVRISSPAAAQSLGIGLVHQEIALCPDATVAENMFMAATNRRRTPFMNYRALERDAQAVMNRLAAIDVRQKVAHLPISSQQLVEIAKALTLDCRVLILDEPTAALTETEAQQLFSIIRDLKANGISIIYISHRMAEIFSLCDRVTVFRDGRYVCTDNIADVTADDVVRRMVGREITQLYPDKLATDEASSETILEVDGISDGVRFHDVQFNVRRGEILGIGGLIGSGRTEIAEGICGLRSRTAGEIRLHGRPQAIRAYADAVRAGIVYLSEDRKGSGIFLEMSIAQNISVLNLKALTNHAGLLNGRAEAALAEDFARRLAVRMGGVEAPVKSLSGGNQQKVAIAKQLAVKPRVILMDEPTRGIDVGAKAEIHRLLRDLARSGIGIVVISSEMPELLGLCDRVLVVREGRIAGELGAEDMTEEAVIRLASGVSAARTADHAA, encoded by the coding sequence ATGGCGGAGCCGGTGCTCACCATTCATGGCGTGACCAAGCACTTCGGGGCGGTGAAGGCGTTGACAGATGTCAACTTCACCCTCGAACGCGGCGAAGTCCATGCGCTGTGCGGCGAAAACGGCGCCGGCAAGTCGACGCTGATGAACATCATCGCCGGCGTCTTGCAGCCGACTGAGGGCGAAATCCGCGTCGATGGCAAGCCTGTGCGCATTTCCTCGCCCGCTGCCGCCCAATCGCTCGGCATTGGCCTCGTACATCAGGAAATCGCGCTTTGCCCGGATGCGACGGTTGCCGAAAACATGTTCATGGCCGCGACCAACCGCCGCCGTACCCCGTTCATGAATTACCGTGCTTTGGAGCGCGATGCGCAGGCCGTGATGAACCGGCTGGCCGCCATCGACGTGCGCCAGAAGGTCGCCCATCTGCCGATTTCCAGCCAGCAGCTCGTCGAGATCGCCAAGGCGCTGACGCTCGACTGCCGCGTTCTCATTCTGGACGAACCGACTGCAGCCTTGACCGAAACCGAGGCGCAGCAGCTGTTCTCCATCATCCGCGACCTCAAGGCGAACGGCATCTCGATCATCTATATCAGCCACCGCATGGCTGAGATCTTCAGCCTCTGCGACCGGGTCACCGTGTTCCGTGATGGCCGTTATGTCTGCACCGACAACATTGCCGATGTGACGGCTGACGATGTCGTGCGCCGCATGGTCGGCCGCGAGATCACCCAGCTCTATCCGGACAAGCTCGCAACGGACGAGGCCTCCAGCGAAACCATCCTCGAAGTCGACGGCATCAGCGACGGCGTGCGCTTTCACGACGTGCAGTTCAACGTGCGCCGTGGCGAAATCCTCGGCATCGGCGGCCTGATCGGCTCCGGCCGCACGGAGATCGCCGAAGGTATCTGCGGGCTTCGGTCACGCACGGCGGGGGAAATCCGCCTGCATGGCAGGCCGCAGGCGATCCGCGCCTATGCGGATGCCGTCAGGGCCGGCATTGTCTATCTGTCGGAAGACCGCAAGGGCTCTGGCATCTTCCTGGAGATGTCGATCGCCCAGAATATCTCGGTCCTGAACCTGAAGGCGCTTACCAACCACGCCGGGCTGCTCAACGGCCGCGCAGAGGCGGCGTTGGCGGAGGATTTCGCGCGGCGGCTTGCCGTGCGCATGGGCGGGGTCGAGGCGCCGGTCAAGTCGCTTTCGGGCGGCAACCAGCAGAAGGTGGCGATCGCCAAGCAGCTGGCCGTCAAGCCCAGGGTGATCCTGATGGACGAGCCGACGCGCGGCATCGATGTCGGTGCCAAGGCTGAAATCCACCGGCTGCTGCGCGATCTCGCGCGCTCGGGCATCGGTATCGTCGTCATCTCGTCGGAAATGCCGGAACTGCTCGGGCTTTGCGACCGCGTGCTCGTCGTCCGGGAGGGGCGCATCGCTGGAGAGCTTGGCGCCGAAGACATGACGGAGGAGGCCGTGATCCGCCTTGCATCGGGGGTCAGTGCGGCAAGGACGGCTGATCATGCCGCGTAA
- a CDS encoding glycerol-3-phosphate dehydrogenase/oxidase yields MNREETLAGLRKSPKVDVCVLGGGINGLSVFRELALQGVNVLVVDKGDYCSGASAALSRMVHGGLRYLENGEFSLVQESLVERDRLLRNAPHYVAPLPTTVPIFDVFSGLGNGIVRFLGLTRRPSRRGAVAIKTGLAIYDFLTRKRALMPKHQFRGRRSTLAKWPALNPAIRNSATYYDAWVSHPERIGIELLRDGLSAGPNAAALNYTTIEQAPAGGFLLRDGVSGETQTIEPTLIINATGGWIDIANGSLFPEGTRPAPLMGGTKGSHLIIDHPGLRDMLDGHMIYYENEDGRICILFPYLGKVLVGSTDIRVDDPGTVRCEAEERDYILQSLAFVLPGIVIRRQEIVFQFSGVRPLPASNDSFTGRIPRDHFCTMLEGSGPPVLCMIGGKWTTFRSFGELAADMALERLGRPRQLDTAERTFGGGRAFPANPDLWIRELAEATGISIDRAAKLFARYGTDAQDVARFIALEPDHALLHAGYSARELIHLIRQEAVEHLDDLLLRRTTLAITGELSAAMTNAALDILAAEKSWPPPRVAEERTRFLTLLNDRHGVTEETLSARNEQRSELCETSAKSG; encoded by the coding sequence ATGAACCGTGAAGAGACATTGGCCGGGCTTCGCAAAAGCCCGAAGGTGGACGTGTGCGTCCTCGGCGGCGGCATCAACGGGCTCAGCGTCTTTCGCGAGCTGGCGCTGCAAGGCGTCAACGTGCTCGTCGTCGACAAGGGCGATTATTGCTCCGGCGCCAGTGCGGCGCTGTCGCGCATGGTGCATGGCGGCCTGCGCTATCTCGAAAACGGTGAATTCAGCCTGGTGCAGGAATCGCTCGTCGAGCGCGACCGGCTGCTGCGCAACGCCCCGCATTATGTCGCGCCGCTGCCGACCACCGTTCCGATCTTCGATGTCTTCTCCGGGCTCGGCAACGGTATCGTTCGTTTCCTCGGCCTCACCCGCCGCCCGAGCCGCCGCGGCGCCGTCGCCATCAAGACGGGTCTCGCCATCTACGATTTCCTGACGCGCAAGCGGGCGCTGATGCCGAAACACCAGTTTCGCGGGCGCCGCAGCACGCTTGCCAAATGGCCGGCGCTCAACCCGGCGATCCGCAACTCCGCCACCTATTACGACGCCTGGGTCAGCCACCCCGAGCGCATCGGCATCGAGTTGTTGCGCGACGGCCTCTCGGCCGGCCCGAACGCCGCCGCCCTGAACTATACAACGATCGAACAGGCACCAGCCGGCGGCTTCCTGCTGCGCGACGGCGTTTCGGGCGAGACGCAGACGATCGAACCGACGCTGATCATCAACGCCACGGGCGGCTGGATCGACATCGCCAATGGTTCGCTCTTCCCCGAAGGCACACGCCCCGCACCGCTGATGGGTGGCACCAAGGGCTCGCACCTGATCATCGATCATCCGGGCCTGCGCGACATGCTTGACGGCCACATGATCTATTACGAGAACGAGGACGGCCGCATCTGCATCCTCTTCCCCTATCTCGGCAAGGTTCTGGTCGGCTCGACGGATATAAGGGTAGACGACCCCGGCACGGTGCGCTGCGAGGCAGAAGAGCGCGATTATATCCTGCAATCGCTCGCCTTCGTTCTGCCGGGCATCGTCATCCGGCGGCAAGAGATCGTATTCCAGTTTTCCGGCGTGCGGCCGCTGCCTGCGAGCAACGACAGCTTCACCGGCCGCATTCCGCGCGACCATTTCTGCACCATGCTCGAAGGCAGCGGGCCGCCCGTGCTCTGCATGATCGGCGGCAAGTGGACGACCTTTCGTTCCTTCGGCGAACTGGCCGCCGACATGGCGCTGGAACGGCTCGGCCGCCCGCGCCAGCTGGATACCGCCGAGCGTACGTTCGGGGGCGGACGAGCCTTTCCGGCCAATCCTGACCTCTGGATCCGGGAGCTTGCCGAGGCGACGGGGATTTCCATAGATCGCGCCGCCAAACTCTTTGCCCGCTACGGCACGGATGCGCAGGATGTCGCCCGCTTCATCGCGCTCGAACCGGACCATGCCTTGCTGCATGCCGGCTACAGCGCCCGCGAACTCATCCACCTCATCCGCCAGGAGGCGGTCGAGCATCTGGACGACCTGCTGTTGCGGCGCACGACGCTTGCCATCACCGGCGAGCTTTCAGCTGCCATGACCAACGCCGCCCTCGACATCCTCGCCGCCGAAAAAAGCTGGCCGCCGCCGCGCGTGGCCGAGGAGCGAACCCGTTTTCTCACCCTCCTGAACGATCGTCACGGCGTCACGGAGGAAACCCTTTCCGCAAGGAACGAACAAAGGAGTGAACTATGCGAGACATCAGCAAAGTCCGGATGA
- a CDS encoding arylsulfatase has product MTNTFSSRLLSATAAIALSLTVLPLAETTAHAQDAAAAKPNILVIFGDDIGQTNISAYSFGVIGYKTPNIDRIAKEGMMFTDYYAENSCTAGRSTFITGQVCLRTGLCKVGAPGVAVGLQDGDITIAQALKPLGYATGQFGKNHLGDRDEYLPTKHGFDEFFGNLYHLNAEEEPEAPYWPKDDPEFLKAYNPRGVIKASADGKIEDTGALNKKRMETIDDETTAAAIDFIDRQVKAKKPFFTWMNTTRMHVFTHVRESMRGQSGMQGNEYGDGMIEHDGDVGKLLDKLDELGIADNTIVVYATDNGPNQFSWPDAATTPFRSEKDTNWEGAFRVPALVRWPGHIKPGQVSNGMVSGLDWFPTLLAAAGDAGVKDRLLNGWKPDGSRTTYKNHLDGYNQLDYITGKSDKSARSEFYYFDDDGNLVSIRYDDWKVVFHEQRVPGGFQVWQEPLVTLRLPKLFNLRMDPFERADLVSDQYNDWLVRNDYLLVKGQLKAATFLETFIKYPPSQRVASFNIEGVREQVNKAIDQSFKERGIEK; this is encoded by the coding sequence ATGACAAACACCTTTTCCAGCAGACTGCTGAGCGCCACAGCCGCAATCGCCCTGTCATTGACAGTACTGCCGCTGGCTGAAACCACCGCCCATGCGCAGGATGCCGCTGCGGCAAAACCCAACATCCTCGTCATCTTCGGTGACGACATCGGCCAGACCAATATCAGCGCCTATTCCTTCGGCGTGATCGGCTACAAGACGCCGAACATCGACCGGATCGCCAAGGAAGGCATGATGTTCACGGACTATTATGCCGAGAACAGCTGCACGGCAGGCCGCTCCACATTCATCACGGGACAGGTCTGCCTGCGCACCGGTTTGTGCAAGGTTGGTGCACCGGGTGTTGCAGTGGGACTACAGGATGGCGACATCACGATTGCCCAGGCGCTGAAGCCGCTGGGCTATGCCACCGGTCAGTTCGGCAAGAACCATCTTGGCGACCGCGACGAATATCTGCCGACCAAGCACGGCTTCGACGAGTTCTTCGGCAATCTCTACCACCTCAATGCCGAGGAAGAGCCGGAGGCGCCCTATTGGCCGAAGGACGACCCGGAATTCCTGAAAGCCTACAACCCCCGCGGCGTCATCAAGGCCTCGGCCGACGGCAAGATCGAGGATACCGGCGCGCTCAACAAGAAGCGGATGGAGACCATCGACGACGAAACGACGGCTGCCGCCATCGACTTCATCGACCGACAGGTCAAGGCGAAGAAACCATTCTTCACCTGGATGAACACGACACGCATGCATGTGTTCACCCATGTGCGCGAATCCATGCGCGGCCAGAGCGGCATGCAAGGCAATGAATATGGCGACGGCATGATCGAGCATGACGGCGACGTCGGCAAACTGCTCGACAAGCTCGATGAACTCGGCATCGCCGACAACACCATCGTCGTCTACGCCACCGACAACGGACCGAACCAGTTTTCCTGGCCGGACGCTGCAACGACACCGTTCCGCAGCGAAAAGGACACCAACTGGGAAGGTGCATTCCGCGTGCCTGCCCTAGTTCGCTGGCCGGGCCACATAAAGCCGGGACAGGTCTCCAACGGCATGGTTTCCGGTCTCGACTGGTTTCCGACACTGCTTGCTGCTGCGGGCGATGCGGGCGTGAAGGATCGTCTCCTGAACGGATGGAAGCCGGATGGAAGCAGGACGACCTACAAAAACCATCTGGATGGCTACAACCAGCTCGACTACATCACCGGTAAATCGGACAAGAGCGCGCGCAGCGAGTTCTACTATTTCGATGATGACGGAAATCTCGTGTCCATCCGCTACGACGATTGGAAAGTCGTCTTCCACGAGCAGCGTGTGCCCGGCGGTTTCCAGGTCTGGCAGGAGCCTCTGGTGACGTTGCGTCTGCCGAAGCTCTTCAACCTGCGCATGGACCCCTTCGAGCGGGCCGACCTCGTTTCCGACCAGTACAATGACTGGCTGGTCCGCAACGACTACCTGCTCGTGAAGGGACAGCTGAAGGCTGCAACGTTCCTGGAGACCTTCATAAAATACCCGCCAAGCCAGCGTGTCGCGAGCTTCAACATCGAGGGCGTACGCGAACAGGTGAACAAGGCAATCGACCAGTCCTTCAAGGAACGCGGCATCGAAAAGTAA
- a CDS encoding SphA family protein, whose product MAKITAMALGGAAFCLSGQSFAAEGGAGFYLLGSKGPAAAILPPAGVFFQNDFYIYSGDLGGGAALPTGGKLAVGVEGKAAIEIPTVIWVLPEEVMGGHVGLSATLPVGWKDTSADGTLTGPLGGIATGSTTDTVLTVGDPLVSAFLGWESGNFHYQVGTMVNVPIGDYQDGEISNIAFHHWGADVFAAATWLDPNIGFDLSGVVGMTFNAENPATDYKTGNEFHFEWAGVQHFNEQFDAGLVGYYYNQVTGDSGEGAKRPFKGEVAAIGATIGWNFKAGEIPISTRLKYFHEFDATNRAQGDAVFLTLSMPLAITPPTNVAAQ is encoded by the coding sequence ATGGCGAAGATAACGGCGATGGCGCTGGGGGGAGCGGCCTTCTGCCTGTCTGGCCAGTCCTTTGCGGCAGAAGGCGGGGCGGGGTTCTACCTGCTCGGCTCAAAGGGTCCTGCCGCCGCGATCCTGCCGCCGGCGGGGGTCTTCTTCCAGAATGATTTCTACATCTACTCCGGCGACCTTGGCGGCGGCGCAGCACTTCCGACCGGCGGCAAGCTTGCCGTTGGCGTCGAGGGCAAGGCGGCGATCGAAATCCCGACCGTCATCTGGGTTCTTCCCGAAGAGGTCATGGGCGGCCACGTCGGGCTCTCGGCAACCCTGCCGGTCGGCTGGAAGGACACGTCCGCGGACGGCACGTTGACCGGGCCGCTGGGCGGTATCGCGACCGGGTCGACGACGGATACCGTCCTTACGGTCGGCGATCCCCTGGTCAGCGCCTTCCTCGGCTGGGAAAGCGGCAACTTCCATTATCAGGTCGGAACCATGGTGAACGTGCCGATCGGCGACTACCAGGACGGCGAAATCTCCAACATCGCCTTCCATCACTGGGGAGCCGACGTGTTTGCGGCTGCGACCTGGCTTGACCCGAACATCGGTTTCGATCTGTCGGGCGTGGTCGGCATGACGTTCAACGCGGAAAATCCGGCGACCGACTACAAGACGGGCAACGAGTTCCATTTCGAATGGGCGGGCGTTCAGCATTTCAACGAACAGTTCGATGCCGGTCTGGTCGGCTACTATTACAATCAGGTCACCGGTGACAGCGGCGAGGGCGCAAAACGCCCCTTCAAAGGCGAGGTTGCGGCCATCGGCGCGACCATCGGCTGGAACTTCAAGGCTGGCGAAATCCCGATCTCGACCCGTCTCAAATACTTCCATGAATTCGACGCCACGAACCGGGCGCAGGGCGATGCGGTGTTCCTGACCCTGTCGATGCCTCTGGCGATCACCCCGCCCACGAACGTCGCTGCACAATAG
- a CDS encoding substrate-binding domain-containing protein, protein MRKFISSTAMAVLATTLFAGTAAAETDNPFRCKPGEKYVMNVMVSGVEYWFPVYEMFKQAGQQLGCETEYTGTPEYDVNKQIATFDQALAQNPAGILVHPMNSDPFIEPINRAIDQGTAVVTFAADSPLSKRVSFITSDNNREGVYAADAIAEKMGGKGEYAVLENPGQDNHDKRITAFIGRMTEKWPDMKLVGRAASNQDPTKAYQGLSSLIQANPNLGAVFMPEANSAIGASQAAKENGGKVLVMCADVNANILDMIKAGEVFGSINPNQGMQGYMGFMLLWLAKHPELIDPMNDAKRSGFNPMSIPVVDNGLSIVTAENADDFYWDKYLKRRGTKGIEE, encoded by the coding sequence TTGCGCAAATTTATCAGCTCGACCGCCATGGCGGTCCTTGCAACTACGCTTTTTGCCGGCACGGCCGCTGCGGAAACGGACAATCCGTTCCGCTGCAAGCCGGGCGAAAAATACGTCATGAACGTCATGGTCTCTGGCGTCGAATACTGGTTCCCGGTCTATGAAATGTTCAAGCAGGCCGGCCAGCAGCTTGGCTGCGAGACGGAATATACCGGCACACCGGAATATGACGTCAACAAGCAGATCGCCACCTTCGATCAGGCGCTGGCCCAGAACCCGGCCGGCATCCTCGTGCATCCGATGAACTCCGATCCGTTTATCGAGCCGATCAACCGGGCGATCGACCAAGGCACGGCGGTCGTCACCTTCGCGGCAGACTCGCCGCTCTCCAAGCGCGTCTCCTTCATCACCTCGGACAACAATCGCGAAGGCGTCTATGCCGCCGATGCGATCGCCGAGAAGATGGGCGGCAAGGGCGAATATGCGGTTCTGGAAAATCCGGGTCAGGACAACCACGACAAGCGCATCACCGCCTTCATCGGCCGCATGACGGAGAAGTGGCCGGACATGAAGCTCGTCGGCCGCGCCGCCTCCAACCAAGACCCGACCAAGGCCTATCAGGGTCTGTCCAGCTTGATCCAGGCCAATCCGAACCTCGGCGCTGTCTTCATGCCGGAAGCCAACTCGGCAATTGGCGCGTCGCAGGCCGCCAAGGAAAACGGCGGCAAGGTTCTCGTCATGTGCGCCGACGTCAACGCCAACATCCTCGACATGATCAAGGCCGGCGAAGTCTTCGGCTCGATCAACCCGAACCAGGGAATGCAGGGTTACATGGGCTTCATGCTGCTATGGCTCGCCAAGCATCCTGAACTGATCGACCCGATGAACGACGCCAAGCGCTCGGGCTTCAACCCGATGAGCATCCCGGTCGTCGACAACGGCCTGTCGATCGTCACCGCCGAAAATGCCGACGACTTCTATTGGGACAAGTACCTGAAGCGCCGTGGCACCAAGGGCATCGAGGAATAA